The following coding sequences are from one Sesamum indicum cultivar Zhongzhi No. 13 linkage group LG11, S_indicum_v1.0, whole genome shotgun sequence window:
- the LOC105173217 gene encoding brefeldin A-inhibited guanine nucleotide-exchange protein 2 isoform X1 has protein sequence MASSEADSRLERVLVPALEKIIKNGSWRKHSKLSAECKSVIENLTLHKQCPIEAPASDQSDSEVLSLPGVLLDLSLYESEFFLSPLINALSANHVRVAEPALDAVQKLIAHGYLHGEADSSEGPASKLLSRLIDSTCKCHDLGDENVELLVIKTLLTAVTSCALRIHGDCLLQVVKTCYHIYIISKNVVNQTTAKASLVQMLVIVFRRMEADSSTVPLQPIVVAELMEPLEKADVDGSTAIFVQGFITKIMQDIDGVFSPSTPRGGRVSGVALHDGAFDTKAPSVEGTTPADLLDSTDKDMLDAKYWEISMYKTALEERKGELADCEGERDDDLEVQIGNMLKRDAFLVFRALCKLSMKTPPKDAMAEPQVMKGKILALELLKILLENAGAIFRTSERFLDAIKQYLCLSLLKNSASTLMIIFQLSCSIFISLVSRFRAGLKAEIGVFFPMIVLRVLENVSQPNFQQKMTVLRFLEKLCDDSQILIDIFLNYDCDVNASNIFERMVNGLLKTAQGVPPGLSTTLQPPQDGTMKLEALRCLVAILKCMGDWMKKQLRIPDSHSKKFEVMDNSSDPGSVHLVNGNGDDPTEASYTHPEASEVSDISKIEQRRAYKLELQEGISLFNRKPKKGIEFLINANKVGDSPEEIAAFLKNTSGLNKTLIGDYLGEMEDLPLKVMHAYVDSFDFEDMEFDDAIRKLLEGFRLPGEAQKIDRIMEKFAERYCKCNPEDFISADTAYVLAYSVIMLNTDAHNPMVKNKMSAEDFIRNNQGIDDGKDLPEEYMRSLFERITKNEIKMKEDNFSIQQKQSVNSNRVLGLDSILNIVIRKPGGDNMETGDDLMKHMQEQFKEKARKSESIYYPATDVVILKFMIEACWAPMLAAFSLLLDQSDDEVIIALCLEGFRNAVHVTATMSMKTHRDAFVTSLAKFTSLHSPGDIRQKSIDAIKVIVTIADENGNYLQEAWEHILTCISRFEHLHMLHDGAPLDAAFPSISQNELDKSKHAKSNSLPVLRRKGPGKIQNAASAVRRGSYDSADIGGNMAAGVTSEQINNLFSNLNILEQVGEMDDIFIRSQNLNSEAIVDFFKALCKVSMDELRSTSNPRTFSSAKIIEIAHQNMSRIRLVWSKIWEVLSDFFVTIGCSENLSIAIFGIDSLRQLSMKFLEREELANYNFQNEVMKPFVIVMRKSGAVEIRELIIRCVSQMVLSRVNNVKSGWKSMFMVFTTAAYDDHKNIVLLAFEIIEKIVRDYFPYITETETTTFTDCVNCLIAFSNSRFNKDISLNAIQFLRFCAAKLAEGDLGKGTSGKVPASPYKGRGTFGEIVPSSPYKGKGISGEVVPSSPYKGKGTFGEVVPSSPYKGRGEVIPSSPYKGKDKKFDIWEPNDKVDHLYLWFPLLAGLSELSFDPRPEIRQSALQVLFDTLTNYGQHFSLPLWEKVFESVLFRIFDDARRAIDPSSDNSPRHVAMSNMEELDQDAWLYEICTLVLQLVVDLFVNFYDTVNPVLKKVLMLLVSFIKCPHQNLAGIGITAFVRLMSTVGQLFCEDKWLEVVSSLKEAAKATHPDFSFVHNEDDETWARDEDLERNSGDESSETITSNDDSDNLRRHRLYAAISGVKSQASIQLLLIQAIMEIYDMHRAQLCAKNTVILFEAVHSVAFHAHKINSDVSLRQKLQELGSLTQMQDPPLLRLENESFQICLTFLQNLVLDRPPSYEESEVESYLVNLCQEVLQSYIGVACSVQMPGSSLDRQRLRMIPLGSGRRRELTTRAPLVVAALHTICCLEDSSLQKYLSGFFPLLAHLISCEHGSNEVQLALSDMLSSSVGPVLQRSC, from the exons ATGGCTTCTTCGGAAGCCGATTCCCGCTTAGAGCGAGTTTTGGTACCCGCGCTTGAGAAGATCATTAAGAATGGCTCCTGGCGCAAGCATTCCAAACTTTCCGCTGAATGTAAGTCCGTTATCGAGAACCTGACGCTACACAAGCAATGCCCCATCGAGGCGCCGGCTTCCGACCAGTCCGATTCTGAGGTGTTGTCTCTCCCTGGTGTTCTCCTGGACCTGTCGCTGTATGAATCCGAGTTTTTTCTTAGCCCGCTGATCAATGCGCTCTCCGCTAATCATGTTAGAGTTGCAGAACCTGCTCTTGATGCGGTGCAGAAATTGATTGCGCATGGGTACCTACACGGCGAGGCGGACTCCAGTGAAGGCCCGGCCTCGAAACTGCTGTCCAGATTAATTGACTCTACGTGCAAATGCCATGATTTGGGGGATGAGAATGTGGAATTGTTGGTGATCAAGACGCTTCTGACCGCTGTTACCTCTTGCGCATTGCGCATTCACGGGGACTGTTTGTTGCAGGTTGTGAAGACTtgttatcatatttatataattagtaagaATGTGGTGAATCAGACTACTGCAAAAGCGTCGTTGGTCCAGATGCTGGTTATTGTGTTTAGAAGAATGGAGGCTGATTCATCAACTGTGCCGTTGCAGCCCATTGTCGTGGCGGAGCTGATGGAACCGCTGGAGAAGGCAGATGTTGATGGTTCAACGGCTATATTTGTTCAGGGTTTCATTACTAAGATAATGCAGGACATTGATGGGGTTTTTAGTCCTAGTACACCAAGGGGTGGGCGGGTATCAGGGGTGGCGTTGCATGATGGAGCATTTGACACTAAGGCACCGAGTGTGGAGGGCACTACTCCTGCAGATTTGTTGGACTCGACAGATAAGGATATGTTGGATGCAAAGTACTGGGAAATCAGTATGTATAAGACGGCATTGGAGGAAAGGAAAGGAGAGTTGGCGGATTGTGAGGGGGAAAGGGATGATGATTTGGAGGTTCAGATTGGGAATATGTTAAAACGAGatgcatttttagtttttcgGGCTTTGTGTAAGCTCTCAATGAAGACTCCACCCAAAGATGCCATGGCGGAACCTCAGGTAATGAAGGGGAAAATTTTGGCCTTGGAGTTGCTCAAGATCTTGTTGGAGAATGCCGGGGCAATATTTAGGACTAGTGAAAG ATTTTTAGATGCTATAAAGCAGTACTTGTGTCTGTCGCTGTTGAAGAACAGTGCCTCAACCCTTATGATTATTTTCCAGCTTTCTTGctcaatatttataagtttgGTCTCACGATTTAGAGCTGGACTGAAGGCAGAAATTGGAGTGTTTTTCCCTATGATTGTTCTCAGAGTATTAGAAAATGTCTCACAACCAAATTTTCAGCAAAAGATGACAGTTCTTCGATTTCTGGAAAAGCTATGTGATGATTCACAGATCCTCATAGACATATTCCTTAACTATGATTGTGATGTTAATGCTTCAAACATATTTGAGAG GATGGTGAATGGACTACTTAAAACTGCTCAAGGTGTTCCACCTGGTCTTTCGACTACGCTTCAGCCTCCTCAAGATGGTACCATGAAGCTAGAAGCTCTAAGATGCTTGGTTGCAATTTTGAAGTGCATGGGTGACTGGATGAAAAAACAATTGCGAATTCCAGATTCTCATTCGAAGAAATTTGAAGTTATGGACAACAGTTCTGATCCTGGAAGTGTCCATCTGGTGAATGGCAATGGAGATGATCCAACAGAAGCATCATATACTCACCCTGAAGCAAGTGAAGTTTctgatatttcaaaaattgagcAGCGTCGTGCTTATAAACTTGAACTTCAG GAAGGTATCTCTCTTTTTAATCGTAAACCCAAGAAAGGTATTGAATTCCTGATAAATGCAAATAAGGTGGGGGACTCGCCTGAAGAGATAGCAGCTTTCCTTAAAAATACATCTGGTTTGAATAAAACTCTGATTGGTGACTATTTGGGTGAAATGGAAGATTTGCCGTTGAAAGTAATGCATGCATATGTTGATTCCTTTGATTTTGAAGACATGGAATTTGATGACGCGATCAGAAAGTTACTAGAGGGCTTTAGACTGCCAGGTGAGGCACAGAAGATTGATCGTATTATGGAAAAGTTTGCTGAACGCTACTGCAAATGTAATCCAGAGGACTTTATAAGTGCTGACACAGCTTATGTGCTTGCCTACTCCGTAATAATGCTGAACACTGATGCTCATAACCCTATGGTGAAGAACAAG ATGTCAGCTGAGGATTTTATAAGGAACAATCAGGGAATTGATGATGGGAAAGATCTACCAGAGGAGTACATGAGATCATTGTTTGAGCGAATTACAAAAAACGAgattaaaatgaaagaagataaTTTCTCCATCCAGCAGAAGCAGTCTGTGAACTCAAACAGAGTTTTAGGCTTAGATAGTATACTCAATATTGTAATACGCAAACCAGGTGGTGACAATATGGAGACCGGTGATGACCTCATGAAACATATGCAGGAACAATTCAAAGAAAAGGCTCGCAAATCTGA GTCAATTTATTACCCTGCAACAGATGTTGTGATCCTCAAATTCATGATTGAGGCATGTTGGGCTCCCATGCTTGCTGCTTTCAGTCTCCTTCTTGACCAGAGTGATGATGAAGTAATAATAGCTCTATGCCTGGAAGGTTTTCGTAATGCAGTCCATGTTACAGCAACAATGTCCATGAAAACTCACAGAGATGCTTTTGTTACATCACTGGCAAAATTTACTTCCCTCCACTCACCTGGAGATATAAGACAAAAAAGCATTGATGCAATCAAG GTTATAGTTACAATAGCAGATGAGAATGGGAATTACTTGCAGGAGGCATGGGAGCACATCTTAACATGTATTTCACGGTTTGAACATTTGCATATGTTGCATGACGGTGCTCCACTTGATGCAGCTTTCCCTTCAATTTCTCAGAATGAACTCGACAAATCTAAACATGCCAAATCAAATTCTCTTCCTGTTCTAAGAAGGAAGGGGCCTGGTAAGATTCAGAATGCAGCTTCGGCTGTGAGGAGAGGTTCATATGATAGTGCTGATATTGGTGGTAATATGGCTGCTGGAGTTACATCTGAACAGATTAATAACTTGTTCTCTAACTTAAACATTTTGGAACAAGTTGGTGAAATGGACGACATATTCATAAGGAGCCAAAACCTAAACAGTGAGGCAATAGTTGATTTTTTCAAGGCACTTTGTAAGGTATCTATGGATGAACTGCGATCAACATCTAATCCACGGACTTTCAGTAGTGCAAAGATAATTGAGATAGC GCACCAAAACATGAGTCGTATTAGGCTTGTCTGGTCAAAAATTTGGGAAGTTCTCTCTGATTTCTTTGTGACCATTGGCTGTTCAGAAAACCTttcaattgcaatttttggAATTGACTCTTTACGCCAATTATCAATGAAATTCTTGGAGAGGGAAGAATTGGCTAACTATAACTTTCAGAATGAGGTTATGAAGCCTTTTGTAATTGTGATGCGCAAGAGTGGTGCTGTTGAAATTAGAGAATTGATTATCAGATGTGTTTCTCAGATGGTGTTATCTCGTGTCAATAATGTCAAGTCAGGATGGAAGAGCATGTTCATG GTCTTCACGACAGcagcttatgatgaccataaGAACATTGTCCTCCTGGCCTTTGAAATAATTGAGAAGATTGTGCGGGACTATTTCCCCTACATCACGGAAACTGAGACCACCACGTTCACAGACTGCGTAAATTGTCTTATTGCATTCTCCAATAGCAGATTCAATAAGGATATTAGTCTTAATGCCATCCAGTTTCTCCGTTTTTGTGCTGCAAAACTTGCAGAAGGAGACCTAGGCAAGGGAACTTCTGGAAAGGTTCCAGCTTCACCTTATAAAGGCAGGGGGACTTTTGGGGAGATTGTTCCATCTTCACCTTACAAAGGCAAGGGAATTTCTGGAGAGGTTGTTCCATCTTCACCTTATAAAGGCAAGGGAACTTTTGGAGAGGTGGTTCCATCTTCACCTTATAAAGGCAGGGGGGAGGTTATTCCATCTTCACCTTATaaaggaaaagataaaaagtttGACATTTGGGAACCCAACGATAAGGTGGATCATCTCTATTTGTGGTTTCCTCTGTTGGCAG GTTTATCTGAACTGAGCTTTGACCCAAGGCCTGAGATCAGGCAGAGTGCTTTACAAGTACTCTTTGATACTTTGACCAACTATGGCCAACACTTTTCGCTGCCCTTGTGGGAAAAGGTGTTTGAATCCGTCCTATTTAGAATCTTTGATGATGCTCGGCGTGCTATTGATCCATCTAGTGATAACTCCCCAAGGCACGTGGCTATGAGCAACATGGAGGAACTTGACCAAGATGCATGGCTTTATGAGATATGCACATTGGTTCTGCAACTGGTGGTAGATCTTTTTGTTAACTTTTATGACACTGTGAATCCCGTTCTGAAGAAAGTGCTAATGTTATTGGTTAGCTTTATTAAATGTCCTCATCAAAACCTAGCTGGTATTGGTATTACTGCTTTTGTTCGTTTGATGAGCACTGTTGGGCAACTGTTTTGTGAGGACAAGTGGCTTGAGGTGGTTTCGTCTCTTAAAGAAGCTGCCAAGGCAACCCATcctgatttttcttttgtgcataatgaagatgatgaaacCTGGGCCCGTGATGAAGATCTGGAAAGAAACAGTGGTGATGAATCTTCTGAGACAATTACTTCCAATGATGATTCGGATAACTTGAGGAGACATCGTCTATATGCAGCTATATCAGGTGTTAAGTCTCAAGCTTCTATTCAGCTATTACTAATACAG GCTATCATGGAGATCTATGACATGCATAGAGCTCAACTATGTGCGAAAAACACTGTTATCCTCTTTGAAGCGGTTCATTCTGTTGCATTTCATGCTCACAAGATAAATAGTGATGTCTCATTACGTCAAAAGCTGCAAGAACTTGGATCCTTGACACAAATGCAGGATCCTCCTCTACTTAGGCTCGAGAATGAATCTTTCCAAATTTGCCTCACATTTCTACAGAATCTTGTCCTTGATAGGCCTCCTAGTTATGAAGAGTCAGAAGTGGAGTCTTACCTTGTCAACCTCTGCCAGGAGGTCTTGCAATCCTACATCGGAGTTGCATGCTCAGTGCAGATGCCTGGTTCATCCCTTGACAGACAGCGCCTAAGGATGATACCTTTAGGTTCTGGAAGAAGGAGAGAATTGACTACACGAGCACCACTGGTTGTTGCAGCTCTACATACTATATGTTGCTTAGAAGATTCTTCGCTTCAGAAATACCTGTCTGGCTTTTTTCCTCTGCTTGCGCATTTGATAAGTTGTGAGCACGGGTCAAATGAGGTTCAACTCGCATTAAGTGACATGCTTAGCTCATCAGTAGGTCCAGTTTTGCAGCGATCGTGTTGA
- the LOC105173217 gene encoding brefeldin A-inhibited guanine nucleotide-exchange protein 2 isoform X2, protein MASSEADSRLERVLVPALEKIIKNGSWRKHSKLSAECKSVIENLTLHKQCPIEAPASDQSDSEVLSLPGVLLDLSLYESEFFLSPLINALSANHVRVAEPALDAVQKLIAHGYLHGEADSSEGPASKLLSRLIDSTCKCHDLGDENVELLVIKTLLTAVTSCALRIHGDCLLQVVKTCYHIYIISKNVVNQTTAKASLVQMLVIVFRRMEADSSTVPLQPIVVAELMEPLEKADVDGSTAIFVQGFITKIMQDIDGVFSPSTPRGGRVSGVALHDGAFDTKAPSVEGTTPADLLDSTDKDMLDAKYWEISMYKTALEERKGELADCEGERDDDLEVQIGNMLKRDAFLVFRALCKLSMKTPPKDAMAEPQVMKGKILALELLKILLENAGAIFRTSERMVNGLLKTAQGVPPGLSTTLQPPQDGTMKLEALRCLVAILKCMGDWMKKQLRIPDSHSKKFEVMDNSSDPGSVHLVNGNGDDPTEASYTHPEASEVSDISKIEQRRAYKLELQEGISLFNRKPKKGIEFLINANKVGDSPEEIAAFLKNTSGLNKTLIGDYLGEMEDLPLKVMHAYVDSFDFEDMEFDDAIRKLLEGFRLPGEAQKIDRIMEKFAERYCKCNPEDFISADTAYVLAYSVIMLNTDAHNPMVKNKMSAEDFIRNNQGIDDGKDLPEEYMRSLFERITKNEIKMKEDNFSIQQKQSVNSNRVLGLDSILNIVIRKPGGDNMETGDDLMKHMQEQFKEKARKSESIYYPATDVVILKFMIEACWAPMLAAFSLLLDQSDDEVIIALCLEGFRNAVHVTATMSMKTHRDAFVTSLAKFTSLHSPGDIRQKSIDAIKVIVTIADENGNYLQEAWEHILTCISRFEHLHMLHDGAPLDAAFPSISQNELDKSKHAKSNSLPVLRRKGPGKIQNAASAVRRGSYDSADIGGNMAAGVTSEQINNLFSNLNILEQVGEMDDIFIRSQNLNSEAIVDFFKALCKVSMDELRSTSNPRTFSSAKIIEIAHQNMSRIRLVWSKIWEVLSDFFVTIGCSENLSIAIFGIDSLRQLSMKFLEREELANYNFQNEVMKPFVIVMRKSGAVEIRELIIRCVSQMVLSRVNNVKSGWKSMFMVFTTAAYDDHKNIVLLAFEIIEKIVRDYFPYITETETTTFTDCVNCLIAFSNSRFNKDISLNAIQFLRFCAAKLAEGDLGKGTSGKVPASPYKGRGTFGEIVPSSPYKGKGISGEVVPSSPYKGKGTFGEVVPSSPYKGRGEVIPSSPYKGKDKKFDIWEPNDKVDHLYLWFPLLAGLSELSFDPRPEIRQSALQVLFDTLTNYGQHFSLPLWEKVFESVLFRIFDDARRAIDPSSDNSPRHVAMSNMEELDQDAWLYEICTLVLQLVVDLFVNFYDTVNPVLKKVLMLLVSFIKCPHQNLAGIGITAFVRLMSTVGQLFCEDKWLEVVSSLKEAAKATHPDFSFVHNEDDETWARDEDLERNSGDESSETITSNDDSDNLRRHRLYAAISGVKSQASIQLLLIQAIMEIYDMHRAQLCAKNTVILFEAVHSVAFHAHKINSDVSLRQKLQELGSLTQMQDPPLLRLENESFQICLTFLQNLVLDRPPSYEESEVESYLVNLCQEVLQSYIGVACSVQMPGSSLDRQRLRMIPLGSGRRRELTTRAPLVVAALHTICCLEDSSLQKYLSGFFPLLAHLISCEHGSNEVQLALSDMLSSSVGPVLQRSC, encoded by the exons ATGGCTTCTTCGGAAGCCGATTCCCGCTTAGAGCGAGTTTTGGTACCCGCGCTTGAGAAGATCATTAAGAATGGCTCCTGGCGCAAGCATTCCAAACTTTCCGCTGAATGTAAGTCCGTTATCGAGAACCTGACGCTACACAAGCAATGCCCCATCGAGGCGCCGGCTTCCGACCAGTCCGATTCTGAGGTGTTGTCTCTCCCTGGTGTTCTCCTGGACCTGTCGCTGTATGAATCCGAGTTTTTTCTTAGCCCGCTGATCAATGCGCTCTCCGCTAATCATGTTAGAGTTGCAGAACCTGCTCTTGATGCGGTGCAGAAATTGATTGCGCATGGGTACCTACACGGCGAGGCGGACTCCAGTGAAGGCCCGGCCTCGAAACTGCTGTCCAGATTAATTGACTCTACGTGCAAATGCCATGATTTGGGGGATGAGAATGTGGAATTGTTGGTGATCAAGACGCTTCTGACCGCTGTTACCTCTTGCGCATTGCGCATTCACGGGGACTGTTTGTTGCAGGTTGTGAAGACTtgttatcatatttatataattagtaagaATGTGGTGAATCAGACTACTGCAAAAGCGTCGTTGGTCCAGATGCTGGTTATTGTGTTTAGAAGAATGGAGGCTGATTCATCAACTGTGCCGTTGCAGCCCATTGTCGTGGCGGAGCTGATGGAACCGCTGGAGAAGGCAGATGTTGATGGTTCAACGGCTATATTTGTTCAGGGTTTCATTACTAAGATAATGCAGGACATTGATGGGGTTTTTAGTCCTAGTACACCAAGGGGTGGGCGGGTATCAGGGGTGGCGTTGCATGATGGAGCATTTGACACTAAGGCACCGAGTGTGGAGGGCACTACTCCTGCAGATTTGTTGGACTCGACAGATAAGGATATGTTGGATGCAAAGTACTGGGAAATCAGTATGTATAAGACGGCATTGGAGGAAAGGAAAGGAGAGTTGGCGGATTGTGAGGGGGAAAGGGATGATGATTTGGAGGTTCAGATTGGGAATATGTTAAAACGAGatgcatttttagtttttcgGGCTTTGTGTAAGCTCTCAATGAAGACTCCACCCAAAGATGCCATGGCGGAACCTCAGGTAATGAAGGGGAAAATTTTGGCCTTGGAGTTGCTCAAGATCTTGTTGGAGAATGCCGGGGCAATATTTAGGACTAGTGAAAG GATGGTGAATGGACTACTTAAAACTGCTCAAGGTGTTCCACCTGGTCTTTCGACTACGCTTCAGCCTCCTCAAGATGGTACCATGAAGCTAGAAGCTCTAAGATGCTTGGTTGCAATTTTGAAGTGCATGGGTGACTGGATGAAAAAACAATTGCGAATTCCAGATTCTCATTCGAAGAAATTTGAAGTTATGGACAACAGTTCTGATCCTGGAAGTGTCCATCTGGTGAATGGCAATGGAGATGATCCAACAGAAGCATCATATACTCACCCTGAAGCAAGTGAAGTTTctgatatttcaaaaattgagcAGCGTCGTGCTTATAAACTTGAACTTCAG GAAGGTATCTCTCTTTTTAATCGTAAACCCAAGAAAGGTATTGAATTCCTGATAAATGCAAATAAGGTGGGGGACTCGCCTGAAGAGATAGCAGCTTTCCTTAAAAATACATCTGGTTTGAATAAAACTCTGATTGGTGACTATTTGGGTGAAATGGAAGATTTGCCGTTGAAAGTAATGCATGCATATGTTGATTCCTTTGATTTTGAAGACATGGAATTTGATGACGCGATCAGAAAGTTACTAGAGGGCTTTAGACTGCCAGGTGAGGCACAGAAGATTGATCGTATTATGGAAAAGTTTGCTGAACGCTACTGCAAATGTAATCCAGAGGACTTTATAAGTGCTGACACAGCTTATGTGCTTGCCTACTCCGTAATAATGCTGAACACTGATGCTCATAACCCTATGGTGAAGAACAAG ATGTCAGCTGAGGATTTTATAAGGAACAATCAGGGAATTGATGATGGGAAAGATCTACCAGAGGAGTACATGAGATCATTGTTTGAGCGAATTACAAAAAACGAgattaaaatgaaagaagataaTTTCTCCATCCAGCAGAAGCAGTCTGTGAACTCAAACAGAGTTTTAGGCTTAGATAGTATACTCAATATTGTAATACGCAAACCAGGTGGTGACAATATGGAGACCGGTGATGACCTCATGAAACATATGCAGGAACAATTCAAAGAAAAGGCTCGCAAATCTGA GTCAATTTATTACCCTGCAACAGATGTTGTGATCCTCAAATTCATGATTGAGGCATGTTGGGCTCCCATGCTTGCTGCTTTCAGTCTCCTTCTTGACCAGAGTGATGATGAAGTAATAATAGCTCTATGCCTGGAAGGTTTTCGTAATGCAGTCCATGTTACAGCAACAATGTCCATGAAAACTCACAGAGATGCTTTTGTTACATCACTGGCAAAATTTACTTCCCTCCACTCACCTGGAGATATAAGACAAAAAAGCATTGATGCAATCAAG GTTATAGTTACAATAGCAGATGAGAATGGGAATTACTTGCAGGAGGCATGGGAGCACATCTTAACATGTATTTCACGGTTTGAACATTTGCATATGTTGCATGACGGTGCTCCACTTGATGCAGCTTTCCCTTCAATTTCTCAGAATGAACTCGACAAATCTAAACATGCCAAATCAAATTCTCTTCCTGTTCTAAGAAGGAAGGGGCCTGGTAAGATTCAGAATGCAGCTTCGGCTGTGAGGAGAGGTTCATATGATAGTGCTGATATTGGTGGTAATATGGCTGCTGGAGTTACATCTGAACAGATTAATAACTTGTTCTCTAACTTAAACATTTTGGAACAAGTTGGTGAAATGGACGACATATTCATAAGGAGCCAAAACCTAAACAGTGAGGCAATAGTTGATTTTTTCAAGGCACTTTGTAAGGTATCTATGGATGAACTGCGATCAACATCTAATCCACGGACTTTCAGTAGTGCAAAGATAATTGAGATAGC GCACCAAAACATGAGTCGTATTAGGCTTGTCTGGTCAAAAATTTGGGAAGTTCTCTCTGATTTCTTTGTGACCATTGGCTGTTCAGAAAACCTttcaattgcaatttttggAATTGACTCTTTACGCCAATTATCAATGAAATTCTTGGAGAGGGAAGAATTGGCTAACTATAACTTTCAGAATGAGGTTATGAAGCCTTTTGTAATTGTGATGCGCAAGAGTGGTGCTGTTGAAATTAGAGAATTGATTATCAGATGTGTTTCTCAGATGGTGTTATCTCGTGTCAATAATGTCAAGTCAGGATGGAAGAGCATGTTCATG GTCTTCACGACAGcagcttatgatgaccataaGAACATTGTCCTCCTGGCCTTTGAAATAATTGAGAAGATTGTGCGGGACTATTTCCCCTACATCACGGAAACTGAGACCACCACGTTCACAGACTGCGTAAATTGTCTTATTGCATTCTCCAATAGCAGATTCAATAAGGATATTAGTCTTAATGCCATCCAGTTTCTCCGTTTTTGTGCTGCAAAACTTGCAGAAGGAGACCTAGGCAAGGGAACTTCTGGAAAGGTTCCAGCTTCACCTTATAAAGGCAGGGGGACTTTTGGGGAGATTGTTCCATCTTCACCTTACAAAGGCAAGGGAATTTCTGGAGAGGTTGTTCCATCTTCACCTTATAAAGGCAAGGGAACTTTTGGAGAGGTGGTTCCATCTTCACCTTATAAAGGCAGGGGGGAGGTTATTCCATCTTCACCTTATaaaggaaaagataaaaagtttGACATTTGGGAACCCAACGATAAGGTGGATCATCTCTATTTGTGGTTTCCTCTGTTGGCAG GTTTATCTGAACTGAGCTTTGACCCAAGGCCTGAGATCAGGCAGAGTGCTTTACAAGTACTCTTTGATACTTTGACCAACTATGGCCAACACTTTTCGCTGCCCTTGTGGGAAAAGGTGTTTGAATCCGTCCTATTTAGAATCTTTGATGATGCTCGGCGTGCTATTGATCCATCTAGTGATAACTCCCCAAGGCACGTGGCTATGAGCAACATGGAGGAACTTGACCAAGATGCATGGCTTTATGAGATATGCACATTGGTTCTGCAACTGGTGGTAGATCTTTTTGTTAACTTTTATGACACTGTGAATCCCGTTCTGAAGAAAGTGCTAATGTTATTGGTTAGCTTTATTAAATGTCCTCATCAAAACCTAGCTGGTATTGGTATTACTGCTTTTGTTCGTTTGATGAGCACTGTTGGGCAACTGTTTTGTGAGGACAAGTGGCTTGAGGTGGTTTCGTCTCTTAAAGAAGCTGCCAAGGCAACCCATcctgatttttcttttgtgcataatgaagatgatgaaacCTGGGCCCGTGATGAAGATCTGGAAAGAAACAGTGGTGATGAATCTTCTGAGACAATTACTTCCAATGATGATTCGGATAACTTGAGGAGACATCGTCTATATGCAGCTATATCAGGTGTTAAGTCTCAAGCTTCTATTCAGCTATTACTAATACAG GCTATCATGGAGATCTATGACATGCATAGAGCTCAACTATGTGCGAAAAACACTGTTATCCTCTTTGAAGCGGTTCATTCTGTTGCATTTCATGCTCACAAGATAAATAGTGATGTCTCATTACGTCAAAAGCTGCAAGAACTTGGATCCTTGACACAAATGCAGGATCCTCCTCTACTTAGGCTCGAGAATGAATCTTTCCAAATTTGCCTCACATTTCTACAGAATCTTGTCCTTGATAGGCCTCCTAGTTATGAAGAGTCAGAAGTGGAGTCTTACCTTGTCAACCTCTGCCAGGAGGTCTTGCAATCCTACATCGGAGTTGCATGCTCAGTGCAGATGCCTGGTTCATCCCTTGACAGACAGCGCCTAAGGATGATACCTTTAGGTTCTGGAAGAAGGAGAGAATTGACTACACGAGCACCACTGGTTGTTGCAGCTCTACATACTATATGTTGCTTAGAAGATTCTTCGCTTCAGAAATACCTGTCTGGCTTTTTTCCTCTGCTTGCGCATTTGATAAGTTGTGAGCACGGGTCAAATGAGGTTCAACTCGCATTAAGTGACATGCTTAGCTCATCAGTAGGTCCAGTTTTGCAGCGATCGTGTTGA